The DNA segment AACCTAGGAAACtggaaataaacaagttaggCATGTTATTCTGAGTACTCTTTCTAAtgaacttttttatatttattgtcaatttaaagttgcaaaagaaatttgggatgcaatgaataaaaaacatattttggaATATGCAAGAACTCATAAATATGCCAtaaggaattttagaaattttcaaatgatcaaGGATAGAGATATatcatctcaaatccatgactACCACTTGTTGATTAATGACTTAGCTATTGAAGACATTAAATTACCCGAATCTTTTATGGCtggttatttagtagagactcttCCAGAGTCTTGGAAAGActacaaaaataacatgaaacataaaaggaaacaaatgtcCCTAGAAGATGTCATAATCCATATTAGGATTGAGGAACGAAACCGAAATAGGGACAATGTTGAGAAAGCTAAGGAATTGTCTTCTAAGATTAATGTAGTATAAGAAAAAcctaaacccaaaaacaataGAACCAGAAAGCAAAACTCTAGGACCAAGCCCAATGCATCAAATAAGGTCCAAAACTTAACTATTAAAAAACGGGGTAAATGCTTTGTCTATGGCAAACCTGGACACCATACAGCTCAATGTCACCATAGGAAGAGAACTAAGAAGTCCAATTCAAAGGCAAATCTAGCAGAGGGAGAGGTGATCATAGCAGTAATCTCCTCTAAGGTGAGCATGGTCACCAATATGAAAGACTAGGTGGTAGACTCTGGGGCTACCAAGCACATTTGTGGGAATAGAAGTGCATTTACTTCCTATaccactataaaaaaaatgagaggaaCATGTGGTCTTGGGTGATTCTAGATCTACTCTAGTGATTGGCAAAGGAAAAGTTCTCATCAAGCTAACCTCTGGAAAAGTGCTTGCCCTCAGTGATGTTCTTCATGTCCCAAATATCCGTTGGAACTTGGTGTCAGTATCTCTGCTTGGGAAAGCAGAAATGAGGATCTTGTTTGACTctgataaaatagttttaacaaAGAATGATGCATTTGTGAGGAAGGGCTATTGTAAtcagggtttatttatgttgaatgttttttatattatcaataataatgcatcttcttcttctacttacATAGTTGCTTCTTATGATACTTGGCATGGTAGATTAAGACATGTGAACTtttcatatatgaagaaaatggttgaattgagTTTAATCTCTAAACTGTCTTtagaaaaccatggaaaatgtgaattttgtgtagaatctaaaaccacgaaaaaatcttgaaaatcagTTGAAAGAGAATCAGATTTACTAAGTTTAATACACAATGACTTAGGAgacctaaaaaatataatgactAGAGGTGGTAAACGATTTTACATAACTTTCATAGATGactactcaaggtatacaagggtatatcttttgagaaacaaaTATGAAGCAAGAGATGCTTTCGtcaagtacaaaaatgaagtggaaaatcaattaagtaagaaaattaaaaggcttAGAACTGATAAGGGAGGAGACTATGAGTCCAacctctttaattttttttgtgaagaTCATGGGATCATTCACGAAACTATTCCTCCTTATTCCCCTGAGTCTAATGGAgtagcaaaaaggaaaaataagaccttaaaagaaattatgaattcAATGTTGGTAATTTCAAAGCACCCTTGAACTTATGGAGATAAGTTATCCTATCCAcatgtcatattcaaaatagaataccttACAATAAAACTGGTAAAACTCCTTATGAATTGTGGAAAGGTTATGCACCTAATATAGCATACCTGAAAGTGTGAGGGTGTTTAGCTAAAGTTCTTTTCCCTAAACCTAAAAAACGAAAACTAGGTCTTAAAACCGTTGATGCAATGTTCATCGGCTATGCTGAGAATAGTGCAGCATATAGGTTTCTTATAAACATTCTTGTAGCTATCAATACTATATTAGAAACAAAGAATGCAGGtttctttgaaaacatcttTCCTATGAAACTAAATAGTGAACAACAagtttagaaaacaagtaaagaCAAGTCTATTGAACCTTCTAAATTTGAACCTAGAATGAGTAAAAAAGataggaaagaaacaaaccTTGGAGATGGTTTCTACACCTTTCTATTAGATGAGGACCCTAGATCCCACAAATAAGCTTTAACTTCTCCTAATGCACCATTCTAGTAGGAGGCCATTAACAGTGAAAtcgaatcaatcatgtataACCATACATGGGAGTTAGTAGATTTACCTCTTGGTGCAAAGACTATTGGTTGTAAGTGaatctttaaaagaaagttaaaacaaaATGGGTCCATAGAGAACTATAAAGCTCGTTTAGTTGCCAAAGGCTTTAAACAAAGGAGTGATGTAGATTACTTTGACACTTTTGCCCTTGTGACTAGAATAGCATCAATTAGAGTATTGATGGCTCTAGCTTCCATTCATAATTTGGTGATacaccaaatggatgttaagactgcattcttgaatggggatttggaaaaggaaatttatatggaatAACCTGAGGGTTGTGTAGTAccaagaaaggagaaaaaggtGTGTAAGTTTATTAAATCACTATATGGGTTAAAACAAACTCCCAAACAGTGGCACAACAAGTTTGATCATGTGTTAGTAACTAATGGATATTCCATGAATGATGCTGATAAGTATATTTACATCAAGTATGAAGATAACACATGTGTAGTCATCtgcctttatgttgatgacatgctaATCTTTGGAACTAGCCTAAAGGTTGTGTGTGAGACCAAGAAATTCCTAAGTTTtaagtttgatatgaaagacctaGGAAAGGCAGAGGTGAttctaggaattaaaataactacAACACCTAATGTGCTTAAACTTTCTTAAGAGCACTATGTTGAAAAGATCCTAAGGAAGTTTGAACACTTTGATTGTAAACCAATGTCAACTCCTTATGATCTCAGCTCACAACTAAAGAAGAATAGAGAACATAGTATTGCCCAAATAGAGTATGCTCAAATCATAGGGAGCCTAATGTACTAATGAACTGTACCAGGCCTGACATTGCTTATGCAATAGGTAGATTGAGTCAGTACACCCAAAGTCCTAATTGGGACCCATTGGACTGTTGTTCGTAGAGTCCTTAAGTATTTGAGAGGCAccattaactatggtttgtgcTTTAGTGGATTTTCAAGTGTCCTTAAAGGATTTAGTGATGCAAATTGGATCTCAGATTTAGATGAGATAAAACCCACAAGTGGATATGTTTTCATCCTTGGTGGAAGTGCAGTTTCTTGGAAGCTTGTCAAGCAAACTTGCATTACTCGGTATGCTATGGAAGCTGCTTTTATTGCCTTAGAAAAGACAAGTTCTAAGGCTAAGTGGCTTAGAAACCTCTTAGCAGATGTCCCTTTATGGACGAGACCAGCCCCGTCTGTGTCTATGCGTTGTGATAGCCAAGTCGCAATTGCTAAGgctaagagtaaaatatttaatgggaaAAAAAGGCATATACACCTAAGATACAATATTATGCAGCAATTGCTTGAAACAGGGGTTATATCCCTAGAATTTGTGAGGTTGGAGTTGAATTGGGCCAATCCTTTTACCAAACcactaaataagaaactagTGGAAGAAACATCGAGGGGGATGGGGCTTATGCCTATTACAAAAGTCAAGAGTGGTGGCAACCCAACCTATTAGAATGGAAACTCCATGAAGTAGGTTCATATGggtaataacaaatcacttgttGACTTGAGGTGCTCTATCAACTTTAATTGTATGACATTCTATCCTTATGGTGTAGATAGATTGTATTCTGCATTGATTAAGGTTGAGTGTTTACTTTTAATGAATactgttaggaatttgaggctaatccaacctatggtaatcaccttagagggggggtgaatagggtgatggtctctttttcacaaatttaaactatgcaaaaataagagacaattatatgcaaatatataataaacaaactaaacacaattgcatataatttaaaagagttagggaagagagagtgcaaacacgagagtttatagtggttcggcacttccttgcctacgtccactctcctcaacctcctaaccgagtgagggttccactatcttgaagcttcaaccaagctttcaatctctttacaattggattatggttccaattcaccctcttggacttttggctccaagtaccctttacacttcttcaagagatatcccactcttgaacaacccctcaagtgatacctcacacttgagaaacttcctttcaaaggtttacaaataaaatgatctctcaaaaatcctagcacaagaactttaagctcaaatgatacaagagaaACTAGGATTggatggtgcactaaagatatgcaagatttggaataatggtgcactcaaaaatactcttctaaggctcaaatataatcaagaatgacTTGGGAAGGTTTtgcttatgaaacaatgaagtttggagcctttttatagaagaaaaaagtcatactagccgttgggggttcgaccgatcgagctaggggtcgaccggttgactagccgttaggaaaagtgaccgttggacctcaaccggacctcaatcggttgaggttcaaccttgactggGAAGAGTaagccactgggagagagagaaactttttggctccctcaaccggtcctcgaccggacgagcataaccggtcgaccagttgaaccggttgagccattcttttggctcaacactcaacctttttcaacttaaaaccttttaacacaagtttgaaaatcatttaacacaaggttttagttcaaaatatgaaatcatccaatccttaagatatttaaaacaatattactcttggatgattttggtgcataaataaataatgaaatgcatgaaagtcctagtgcaccaacaaccttacaaagagatcttaagaagctttggtcttgaaaaactcttctctttgaggtggtcttttttcttcatgatttctccttggcttgatttgtctttggattgtcactttggaagtcgtcttgcctaatcacacttgaaatatgatcattagttctaaaccttgttttattatcatcaaaatcaagattaaccaaaccttggtttcacaaataCCATGTTCCTTATGGATTGTATGTTTAAATGCATAACATACTTGATGGATTCACCTATGTGAGAGTGGAGGTGGGGTCGCTTCCTACCTATGAGAACTTAGGTAGATTCTCTAGAGCTCTCATGAATATCCAAGTAGGGCGCATGGCCTATTTGTGCCAACCCGTTTTGTACAACTGGTAGTGAAGTTGAGAAAACCAATGTGGATAAAAGTTTCTTGAGTTCCATCAAGAAACACTAgttcatataaatttattttcaccgTATTTTGTGATTCAATACTTATTTGTCCTAAGACTGATTCATAGCCTTTAGGCACTAGTACTGAtgcattggattttttttttcctccatttttttttctttcacatctACACTCTATGAGGGATTGTAGAAGGGCTATAAATCTAAAAAAGTGTATTAGCGAATTTGgctaatttttacaaaaacttaaaaaataattttatttttatttttatttttattttattttattttatcttattctattagtattttattttttaggaagaGTCTTATTGGGATTGTACTAGTGGAGTCTCGTTCCACTTATAAGTAAAATCTCGTTCACTTTGAGTcatattctgattacaagtAGAGTCTCATTGGGACTGTGTTAGTAGCCTATAAAAGTAGATCACCCCTCGCTCTCTAAATATGAATACGAATTTTTCAGAGAGTTTTTCAGAGAGTCTTTCATACATCTATCTGGAGGAATTTTTCAGAACCCGAGTTGTACACGTCTCGCTTACAAAGTACACTCAAGGTGAGATCTGATTATTAAATCTTGGAGGTAAACCACTGGTACCCCAGTGCACCGAGTTCGTCTTTGAGTAGGGTGGATCTATTTTAAAGACAGTGTTTGTCATACCTCAGCTGATAAGTTTTTcttgttattcattttattctttgtttgtcTTTTGGGATAATcctttgtttccatacccttaaaacCGAAAAAAAACTATCATGGTTCCAAGCTCCCCGCCAAACCTAGATCTAACTGTAACTATTTGTGTTTCAACTTCTTTGGGGCCCACAACTGCCATTAATGGTATTCTCTGCTTCTCAGAATTTCTAATGAGCGTAGGAAAGCGCTCGCCATTGCAAACTTCAGCCTGAATCCCATTAGCTTTCAGTTGTTGGTCACCTCATTGCAGTACTCAAGTTGTGTAAACACATGGAATTTGTTACTCAGAGCAAATATTACAGCCACAAGTTCTCAGGAAAATGCCTGAAaccaaatttgtaaaaaaacaATAGAAGCTGAGTATACATGTGTGTCCGTCACTAGCAAAACCCGAGCTTGGATTGGAGGAAGCCATAGTGGAAAATCAACCTGTATAGATTTGCAAAAAGAAATCATTTGTCAATTATACATTTGTATATGATTCATTCAATttgaatcaattccataaactCCCCTTGTAAATGACAGATCCAATCTGTCTTGATCTGAACACTTCATTAGAACTTTGGGATTGCACAAGAGAGACTGGGATGTATAAATGACAGTTCTTTCCCAGTCTAATTCAATTGTTAACCCCAGATCAACGTTTGggcaactttgaattaataactTGCCGGTATAGTTGAGCACTGCCACTTCCTTCCAAGAGCATCCTCAATCTTGAGATCAATCTTAGGACCATAAAAGGCaccaccaccttcatcaattcGATAGCTCCACCCCTTATCATCCAAAGCATCTCTAAGTGCAGATGTTGCTTTTTCCCATATATCATCAGCTCCCACAGCTTTCTCTGGCCTGGTTGAGAGGTTCACCTCATACTTGCTAAAACCAAATTGTAGTAATATTTCTTCAATGAGATCAAGGACTCCCCGGATTTCATCCTTGATTTGATCTTCTAAGCAAAATATATGTGCATCATCCTGCaagaaatgtaaaataaaaatagtcaTCCCAAGGTTTTACCCAAAAGACCATGTGGTATTGTGACTTTGgcagacaacaaaagaaaaaaacaaagatgcATCTCCCCTGCTGTATAGGACATATAACACACATCAAGGGGTTACAAGCCACCTCTTCACAGGCTCCATGAGTGATATTTTCTACATTGAACACTCACTGCTTCCAAACCAATTGGGCCAGataaatttcttattcattAGAAGGACTAGTTGAATGATGGGTCAAATCCCAAAAACATGTCCACATTGACGGACTAAGTGATGGATATAATGCCCTGTACAATCTACTCAATAGTATGCTGAATTCCTAATATTAAATCATGATAAAACCCAAAGGCAGGGCCACAACCTGAACGTCTATGACCCAAGGTGTCTATAGAACATGCCAGAATACAACACCCAATGCCAAAAACATCCAAATGTATAGTCTGAGTTTCCAAACATGCATCTGAGATTAGATAATGTACCTGTGTGAAACCTCTTACACGAAAAAGGCCATGCAAGCTTCCGGATAGCTCATATCTGTACACTGTTCCCAGCTCTGCAACCCTGATTGGGAAATCTCGATAGGAGTGTAGCTTCCTCTTGTAAATCAAAATATGGTATGGACAGTTCATTGGTCGGAGTTGATAGAGTTCATCCTCAATTGTTATCTGACTGTACATATTCTCTCTGTAGAAATCCAAATGGCCACTGGTCTTCCATAAATCAGCCCTAGCAACATGTGGAGTATACAGCAGATCATAGCCATGTtctatatgtatttttttccaTGAATCTTCTATAATATGCCTAACAATGGCACCCTTTGGATGCCAGAACACTAGACCTCCACCAGCTTCATCCTGCAGAAGTTTCATCAAGAAGCCTAAGATATTAAAGGAATGAATTCATACTAGTGGATAAGGAGCAATCCAacaataaaattgaaaagaagaaaactgATTTATCAATCCTCACTCCAAACCATTCTGGTACAAGTCCAATAGGGAGCTACCTGTATAGAGAACAGGTCAAGATCTATTCCAAGGCGTCTGTGATCCCGGCGTTTCGCCTCCTCTTTGAAGTGAAGATATGCTTTCAATTGTTCCTCATTCTCCCATGCTGTGCCATAGATTCTCTGCAGCATCTGTTTCTTCTCATCCCCTCTCCAGTAAGCACCAGCAACGGATTCAAGTTCAACAGCTTTCCTGTTGCAAAGAGTAACCTGCGGACCTGGCCATGGCACCAGCGTGGGAAGTCTGGGAAAGTACCCCAATGAAGAACCTGTGGTTGGCATCAGTGTCAAGAACTGCACCCGTACTAACACCCAGAATGGCGTGAGAGTGAAGACATGGCCTGCTTCCCATCAAGGCACTGCCTCTTAAATGCATTTTGAAGATATTGTCATGAATAATGTTGGCAATCCCATAATCATAGATCAAGAGTACTGCCCCCATAACCAATGCAATTTGAAGGTACTTTTAAAGGGAATGAAAATTgccatttttatttcttattttccctctttttcctttcattttcatcGGTCTGGAAATTAACTTTCCATTGTTTCCAGATTCCATCACGCATTATGCTCAGCAATGTTAGCTTCAGAAACATCCGGGGCACTACCTCAACTCAGGTTGCAGTCAAGCTTGTTTGTAGCCAGGGAGTACCTTGCGAAGACGCGGAGCTTGGTGACATCAACTTGAAATACAATGGAAAGGTAGGCCATGCCATGTCTCAATGTAAAAACATTAAGCCAAATCTACTGGGCACGCAACTGCCAAGGACTTGTGCCTAATTAAGCCTTTCAAAGTCTGAAGAAATTGTACTGCTTCTACTATATATACAGCTACCCCCTCATGCTTATGCGTTTTCTAGTCGATTGTTGAACCTTAGAGAAATATTTGAACGCAtaacataagaaaaataatctGAATGGTTCGAAAATTACACATTTTACCTCATTTTGACACTTTTCcccataatatttttataaaatatttcttcttctctctctttcttcctctctctttccatttctttgtgTGTTAACCACATCAAAATCATCTTTCATTGATGCACATGACTCCTTTGATCCGtcacaattaattaaaacaGCTGCCTAATGTACTCCACTTGGAGACTATTTAACCACATCGTTCATACCTTGGCATCATACTATTTAACCACCTCATCTCTGCCACCTTTCAAAATCCAATAACTATATATGGGAAACAGTACTTGTTTTGGATAATGTAGGTAATCCATGTATCAAATTCTGACAAAAGAACAATTGACCTCACATTTCTAGACCCTTAATTTTGTTCTCTAATTTCACAATACATACATACTCCACATTTATCCTCATGTATTTGAGTTGATTGGAATATTGATCAAGTATTTCAAGTGCATGTGTAGAAGTCTTAAAAGGTTGTGTTCAATGTGTAAAGataatttggaaattaaaacACAAGTAATTTGGAACTCGGgtttcaaatcaattttcaagTAGATTCTTGatcagaaatcaaatccaaatatatatgtttttctccttttcccTGTCAAATCAAAATTCCAACTTCTCTCTTGCACAAATCGGAGATTTCTGCTACTGGAATCAGAACTCCAAGTCAGATTCTCATCTACAATTGAAATGGAAATTGGTTTCATCCTTGCGgttcaaattgatttttggaaTACTTGCACATTCGAAAGGAAAGTAATGTACAGATTTTTCTCAGCTCCACCTCACCCCAAGCACATACCAAATTTATGGTATGAACTTGGTTTAGATTGAAGCTTCAGTGTGTATGTTGGTAGCTAAATCCTCTTCCATATATGAATGCCTATGTAAAATGAATGATTAAATGGTGAAAACATCTTTTGTTACGAGATCAAGAACATAGCTTCAATAGTATATGAACAAATGTTTCATGAATTTATGTAGATTCTGTTGTACTGTTACATTCTTAAAATCGGTTATATATTCACCAATCGACTAGCATGCGAATTGGCATGTAGAGGGTGCCATATATGTAGTAGAAGCACTACAATCTTTATTTGGATTTGATCAGAATCTGATGGAAGATTTAAGCAGCTTGGGCACAAGTCTTTGGCTGTTGTGTGCCCCATAGAGTTGCCTCAACGTTCTTACATTGGGAAGAGGCAGTGCCTTCGGGTCCTGTGTATTTCAAGTCGATGTTACCAAGCTCCACCTTTTGGCATGGCGCTCCCTTGCTACAAACAAGATTGACAGCAAGCTCAGTTGAGGTTGTGCCCCGGATGTTCTTGAAGCTAATATTGCTGAGCTTAACGCGCGATGGAATCTGAAAACAAGGCAATGAaaatgaagttttaaaaatgggGGTGGGGGGAAGAAATGTAGTACTAATTGAGTCATATTTTCCATTTCCTCTTTTAAGTACCTGTAAGTTGCATTGGTTATGAGGGCAGTACTCTTGATCTATGATTATAGGATTGGAAACATTATTCATGACAATGTCATGAAAATGCATTTCAGTTGCAGTGCCTTGAGGGGAAGAAGGCCATGTTTTTACCCTGACACCATTCGTGGTGTCGGAGAGGGTGCAGTTCTTGACCCTAATGCCAATCACAGGTGCTTCATTTTTGTACAATCCTAGACTTCCCACACTGATGCCATGGCCAGGTCCACAGTTTACTTTCGTGATGTCAATTTGTTCACTGCCATCACCAATGGAGACACAGTCATCTCCCGTTTGTATGGTTGAATGAGTAATATTGACCCCCCTCGACCGTCCAATGTGAATTCCATCTGTGTTTTGGCTATCTTCTGGTGCAGTGATTGCAACTTGGAAGAAAGTTATGTTCCTGCACCCCAATACATTTATATGGAACTGTTTGCTGTCCTTTGAAGTTATGTCCTTGATGATGCTGTTGGTTAGGAAATTGAACCTCAGATTCTGTAGTATTTCATATCCAAAACACGAGAAaagaaacaccaaaacttaTATTGTTAGTGTCCTTACAATATGAAGCACACAAGCGTTGATATTTATGTATGTATGAGCTTACGATAGGAAGCTGGTGGCAATATTTGGTTCTGGAACATTTTTGACCCCATACAGATTGTCCTTGGCCATCAAAAACCCCATAGCCGGACAACGTGAACTGGTCAAGGTGTTGGAAAGCAACCCAACCAGCTTGAGGTTTGAACCTGCTGGTATCCACTGGGGCCCTCACAGTGCCTTTGACAATGAGATTGATAGGAGCCTTGCAAGGGCCTTCAATGGTTACTTGGCCTAAGGCGTATATCCCAGCTGGGATCACAACTCTACTTGCAATAGGCGAGGCACAGGCGGCTTCCCAAGCTGTAAGTAAGGCCTAGGAAAACATTCAACAaacaaataagtttttcatagaTTCATGATAGATTAATCGTATTACCTCATTATAATCTCATCGTCTTTCACCTGGCTAATATCGGTCTTTCCATCAGCCTGGGCACCATATTTGGTAACATCAAAATATGTATCACCAGACACTTCTGCGACAGATGTTAGCAATAACAGAAGAGAGATTGCTGCGATATTCAACTTCATGCCTATGTTTTCCGtttccctcttctttgtctGGTAAAATCTGTATGCAACAATGGTGAATCCCCATTCTTTTGAAACCGATTTATACTGTAACAAGAGAAGCTCAACACCACCAGAACATACATCCAATTTTAGTTAACCAAGTTTTATGGTGTTCATTGGGTCCTGATGATTGGAGTCAACTTCCTTCCTATTTAGCCTCACATGGCAAACTCTCATTCCTCAAAACCCTTTTTTCGGTTTTATTTCAGCCAATCACAACCTGTCATTGCAGAGAAGAGTAGACATCAAcatttttcctaatttatatAGGAAATCTTGTCAATATCTCACAAGCCTTTGAGAAACAGGGCCCAGGGTCCATTAGATTTGTGATGGGTACTCTGTAATGCATCACCATTTAAAAAAGAGCAGATTTATCTCCAAAATCCTTTTTGATTTTCCATCAGACAAAGGAAACCTGGATTGACAATATACTTTGATCATtaggaaattgttttaatacTGTGCCCTCTAACTCTAGGgttcttaattaattatatcCTGAAAGATTACCAAATCTAGAATTCTTGGCTATgagcatcattttttttttttttctgatatcAAGTTAAAGCCAATGTGTTGTCTCAATCTTGTGAAAATGGCCTCTTATGGGATgcccaaaaatgagaaaataaactGGAGTGAAGCATCTTTGCACATAGGGCTAATTCACATTGTTATAGTTCTATTCTGTTCTTTATCAAATAGTAAGccatacaaaaaaatataataatgtaaAACTATATTTCACCAATCAACTCATCATGCATGCAAGCAAGCATGAGTCCAAGCTGTGTTTGGTTCACATATTTCAGGGCCTTCTTTTCCCTTTTATGTCAAGTTGATGTCACTGATATCTACAGTCTGGCATGGCACCCCTCTGCTACAAACGACTGCAACCTGCGTTCCAGACATGCTACAAATGCCTTGGAAGCTCACATCGCTGATCTTAACTTGCGAGGGAACCTAAAACCAAGAAATCATCAGATCaataagatgttttttttttttccctttcttgttACTACATTGAGCGACTAGTACCTTTGCTTGGCATTGATCATATGGGCAGTATTCTTGATTGATAAGAATAGGATTGCCGACGTTGTTCATGATAATATCCTCAAAATGCAAGTCAGTGGCAACACTAGCAGGAGAATCCGGCCATGTTTTAACCCTAATGCCATTCATTGTGTTGATGAGGGTGCAGTTCTTCACAGTAACTCCAACAACAGGTTCTTCATTGTGGTACTTCCCAAGGCTCCCAACACTGATGCCATGTCCAGGTCCACAGGTTACTTTTTCCACGTTGATGTGTTGGCTGCCATCTCCAATAGAGAGAGAGTC comes from the Vitis vinifera cultivar Pinot Noir 40024 chromosome 12, ASM3070453v1 genome and includes:
- the LOC132254742 gene encoding threonine--tRNA ligase, chloroplastic/mitochondrial 2-like, with the translated sequence MPTTGSSLGYFPRLPTLVPWPGPQVTLCNRKAVELESVAGAYWRGDEKKQMLQRIYGTAWENEEQLKAYLHFKEEAKRRDHRRLGIDLDLFSIQDEAGGGLVFWHPKGAIVRHIIEDSWKKIHIEHGYDLLYTPHVARADLWKTSGHLDFYRENMYSQITIEDELYQLRPMNCPYHILIYKRKLHSYRDFPIRVAELGTVYRYELSGSLHGLFRVRGFTQDDAHIFCLEDQIKDEIRGVLDLIEEILLQFGFSKYEVNLSTRPEKAVGADDIWEKATSALRDALDDKGWSYRIDEGGGAFYGPKIDLKIEDALGRKWQCSTIPASY
- the LOC109123473 gene encoding exopolygalacturonase-like codes for the protein MKLNIAAISLLLLLTSVAEVSGDTYFDVTKYGAQADGKTDISQALLTAWEAACASPIASRVVIPAGIYALGQVTIEGPCKAPINLIVKGTVRAPVDTSRFKPQAGWVAFQHLDQFTLSGYGVFDGQGQSVWGQKCSRTKYCHQLPINLRFNFLTNSIIKDITSKDSKQFHINVLGCRNITFFQVAITAPEDSQNTDGIHIGRSRGVNITHSTIQTGDDCVSIGDGSEQIDITKVNCGPGHGISVGSLGLYKNEAPVIGIRVKNCTLSDTTNGVRVKTWPSSPQGTATEMHFHDIVMNNVSNPIIIDQEYCPHNQCNLQIPSRVKLSNISFKNIRGTTSTELAVNLVCSKGAPCQKVELGNIDLKYTGPEGTASSQCKNVEATLWGTQQPKTCAQAA